The stretch of DNA TGAGATACGGAATGGCGATTGACACATTAAAATGTGTAGGCTGTGCAGACTGTGTGGTAGCCTGTCAAACAGAGAATAAAGTACCTATTGGGTATTGTAGAGATTGGATAACGGAAACTGTTGATGGGACTTATCCATTGGTAGAAGTAGAGTTGAGATCGGAGCGTTGTAATCATTGTGAAAATTCACCCTGTGTGCGTTGTTGTCCAACTGGAGCAAGTCATATTATTGAAGGAGGGATTGTATTAGTTACTCCAGAAGCTTGTATTGGATGTTCGGCTTGTATTGAGTCTTGTCCTTACGATGCTCGTTATACTCATCCTTCTGGTCATGTGG from Lentimicrobium sp. L6 encodes:
- a CDS encoding 4Fe-4S dicluster domain-containing protein, whose protein sequence is MRYGMAIDTLKCVGCADCVVACQTENKVPIGYCRDWITETVDGTYPLVEVELRSERCNHCENSPCVRCCPTGASHIIEGGIVLVTPEACIGCSACIESCPYDARYTHPSGHVDKCTFCHHRVEKGLNTACTSVCPTHCIYFGDLDNPRSDVSLALKNRKYKALAPEAGTGPQIFYLI